GTGTCTGGTAATGGGTAGAGGATCTTAGGGGCATTATCATTCTTATCAATGATACATATCCTCACTGTGACATTACTGCTTAGAGGAGGAGATCCACTGTCTTTAGCCATCACCTGGAACTGGAATTCCCGCAACTGTTCATAGTCAAATGATCTCTGGGCATAGAGAACTCCAGTCATTGAGTTGATGGAAATATACGATGACACAGGAATCTCTTCTACATTGCTGTTTAGAATGCTGTAACTAATTTTCCCATTTTCATCACAATCACTGTCTGAGGCATAGACAGTATATATTGATGTACCCGGTTGATTATTTTCTCCAATATACAGAATGTAGTTCATCTTCTCAAAAACTGGAGCATTGTCATTCACATCTGAGATGTTGAGGTGAAAGGTTTTGTTGGTAGACAGTGGAGGAGATCCGCTATCCATACACTGTATTGTAACATTGTAGGAAGGATTTCTTTCTCGGTCCATGGTACCTGCCGTTACTAGTTTATAATAACTACTGGAGGATGGAATTAACTGAAAAGCCAAAGTGTCTGAGATATGACAAACAACTTCACTATTCACCCCAGAGTCCGAGTCATGGACATTCAGTAATGCCATGAGAGTTCCTGGTGGTGAATCTTCTGGAATTGTTGATAAGAAAGATTTCATTGTTATTTCTGGGAAGttatcattgacatcaatgacttGTATTGACACCTTGCAATGTGCCACATGGCCTCCACCATCTTTTGCCACTACAATCATTTCATATATATCTGAGGTTTCATAATCCAAATTGCCTAATACTTTGATGTCTCCATTTGCTGAGTCTATAGTAAATAATCGGCGTGCATTGTCAGAAATATGACTAAAAGAATAAGCTATTTGAGCATTAGATCCTTCATCTTCATCAGTTGCATTTAACTGAATTACAAGAGATCCAATCGCTGCATTTTCCTGTAACCTTATATGATATGTGTCTTGATTAAACATAGGCAGGTTATCGTTAAAATCTTGAACAATGATCTTCACTGTAGCAGTGCTTGATTTCTGTGGGTTACCTCCATCCAAAGCTGTTAATATTAACTCATAGAAGCTTTGTTTCTCTCTGTCCAGTGATTTTTCTAGTACAATTTCTGGGTATTTAATTCCATCTGTTGTTATTTTTTCTCCAAGCCCAAAATTTCCATTTCCACTCAGTGTATAACTTTGTACAGAGTTGGTGCCTAAATCTGGATCTCGAGCAATTCCTAAAGCAAAGCGGGTGCCAGGTAATGTCACTTCACTGATTTCTACCTCAAAATTGTTTTCTGAAAATATCGGTGCATTATCATTCACATCCTGGATTTCAATGGTGATTGTGTAAAAAGTCAAAGGATTTTCAATGACAGCTTCTAGGTTTATAAAGCAGATTGATTTGATCCCACATAATGTTTCTCTGTCAAGTCTCTCTGATACCAATAAGTCTCCATTTTCAAAATTAACATTGAAATATTGTTTTTTCGCCTTTAAAATAAGCTGAAATTTTCTATCTGCCAATTCCTTTACATTTAATCCAAGATCTTTTGCCACATTCCCAATCACAGACCCTCTCTTCATTTCTTCAGGTACTGAATATTGTAGTTGACCATAGGTATCATTGATAAATAGGAAGATTAAGTAAAATACCTGATATATCTGCTCCCACTGCTTTCTTCGGTGACTTGCTGTGTGATTCATTTTCATAAAACTCTTATATAAAAGTTCTTTTGCTATAATCCACAAGAAGGGGAATATATTCCTTTAAAGTGGACAATCCTTGGCAAAGATTATTCCCATAGAGCAGAGTCTTTGTGTCCTCTAGATATCTTGCAATGTTTCCCTATATCCTGTTCTGTTAGACTACAGTGAAATCAGTGGATTTTCTTTCTGGGTTGTACAAAAATTCATACACAGTCTTATAGTGCCACTCAGTGTTCTGAACTAAAAACTGCAGCTACTCTCTCTATAGCAAGCAGATTTTAGACTTAAGGTTTCAGTTTGCATtcttttttgtttggttttcttatAACTTTTGAATTCTTTTAATTGTAACCGTTTTAATAattgaaaatgtgacattttaaaaTTGTATACAGCTTATAATCTTTTTGATTTCTTACAAtatttctaatttaaaaaaaacaaataaaatccaTCATAGTACATACAAATAGCATATAGTAAAACATTTTGTTTTGTCTACTAAGCCATAGATTGCATCAGTTATAAATGTATAATGTACATGCTTTACCTTATAAAAACTGTCCAGGTACATTACATAGATTATGAGACAACATCTATCAAAAGTGTCTAAAGCAAAACTTAGTTTGTTATCTCTAGTAAGTAACCAATTAGAACTCAGGGTTaatttctgaaactgctctgaTATAATGAAAACTGTTCTGTGAATAGTTGTAATCGGCAACATATTTTAGTTTTAGACAGTTGTGATGATTCAGCCCCAGTATCTAACCTGCAATATTACCCCTAAATAGCCACATTCATAAATTCAAGTAACAGAGAGCAGAAAACACAATTTACTTTTATTGAATCGGAGTTGGCCTCAATTTATTTGTGATTAACTAAGAAAACTACTCCTGCTTAACGAATCAGACATCACTGCCATTCCTAGGATTGGTTATGTGACGCTTGAAACCCCCATAATAGCAAATGAATAATTGTTTTACTGCCAGAAATAACAAGTAAATAAAACAGGAAACTTTTtaacatcttatatccaaactcATCTTGTGTTTACCAAATACAGTACATATTACATTAAAAGTTACTGATTTTATAATTTCTGTTACTTCATCAATAGCAAATCAACAAGGTTTCACTTCATGCGAAATCCGCCAATCAGCTAATGAGAAGATGCTGCCGACGGCCAGCAGGACCAAAATGTTGTCTAGCTGGCAGTAatctggtttggtattgcaggtctcTCCCATGGAAGTGAATAGGAGAGTGCTATAATGCCGAACCAAGCTGCTATGATATGAACAACATTTAGAGTATTTCAGCCATCCACATCTTCTGATTAGTTGAGCAGCGGGGGGAACCGAGCAGCAGATCCCTGCCGAtatgctattgatgaccaatcttaAGGAAACATCACCAATAATCTTTCTCTGGAAACCCCTCTAAAGGTCCTCCACTTACTATTTGAGTCTTATAACACTTATGTATTAATATATGACTGAAGAGCTTTTTGGCCTTCCCAGGCACCAGAGCTGGATGTCACTGCTGCCTCTGTACACCCCAGTGTTCATCTGTCAGCTAGTCTCATGTTTGAATCACTATTGGCACCTTCATACAGTTCAAAGTTTAAGGAAATTTTACAAATTGGAAACCATACGTTTTCTGAAATTACTTGATGCTTACATCAGCGCTCGGTCAGGACTGAGTTGCTAAGTATTTTCTGCATGCTAAAATTTGCAGTCACAAACTTTATATTGTTTATCAAGATCCTGAGAGCTCAATAAATATATTGGCCTCATATTAGTTGTTCTGCTACTACATTATATTATATTCTTTATGGCACTTAAGTTTATCAAGTTGCTAAAGCAATctaaaataccaaaaaatatatatattagtttaTTGCATGTTTATCCATTTATCTTATTATATACAgttattttttttagttattaacacaggcctcatgtccacttataaattaaaatttaaaatctgcagcgtttttcctgcatgcggatccgcgccccatagggatgcattagacacccgcaagtagttaaatacctgcagatgtaatttttccctgcagacgcggatccgcgtgcaagaaaaaatctggaccatgctccatttggtgcgggtctccagcaggcttctattgaagcctgtagaagccgtccggatccgcgggagacctaaaatcagaatatactcacctgctgcggtccgtgcgtgtcttcccttcttcccggctggatcttcttgcttcggcccggcggatgtgcttggcgcatgcgcgcggcacgcagccggcgtgccgagcacatccgccaggccgaagaaagaagatccggccaggaagaagggaagacacgcacggaccgcttcaagtgagtatattctattttcagcgctcatgtccgcggggcaggagggacccgctgcggattctccatagGGAATCCgttgcaggcctgattttccccgtggacatgaggccaggcCCGTGCTGCAtgttttcaaggctcccataggagcctatggaaaacatgcaggaaagataggacatgtcctatctttgcccgCACATTTAAGCCAACATGCCAGTTGGCACTTGTATGTCCTATCTTGGTTCCTAGCTTGTTTTTCCTCCCTGCTTCTAAAACatcatagctcttttatttaACCTTCGACACAGCTGCATGAGGGCTTTATTTTTGCAGgacatgttgtatttttcaatggtactacttaATGTACCACATGATGtactaaaaactttttaaaaattgtatgttgagtaaaatggaaaaaaaatgaaattccgtcatttttgagtgcgtcttgtttttatgatgtacacactgcagcaaaaatgacatgataattttgttctatgggtcagtatgactaCTAAGATACAAAACTTACATAGTTTCtttcttgctgtactacttctatttttttttcaaaaatatttaatttttttaaaattatttttcatcaccatcttctgacagccataacgtttttatttttatgtcaacATAAATGTGCgatggctcattttgtgcaggaaattctgtagtttctgttggttcaagtttggaatacatatgactttttgatcgctttttaccgGACATGCTAACCAGAACATTCAGCAATGAGGAGTGTTAGGTTCAGGCATGCTTTAGCACCAACAGGGAACAATTCCAACACATGTTATGAGGGCTTCCTTAATCTCCGTATGCTTTGACCAAACTTCATTAAAATTTGTTAATTAGTCTTAGAGTTATAGCGGAATTCTCTGGGCATCCAGCCAGTGGGACGCCTTGTAATTTGTATAAAACCCCCCAATATATTTCTTAACATTCTGTGGCCTATAGTTCCTTTTTTACTCGCTCTCTGTAAATTTTGCAAAAACTGCTTGTAATACAGTAACTATTGATACAGCAGGCGTCCAATAAGTAGGACACCCCACATTTGAATTCATGTAAATATTACTAAATTATGAAAAAAAGAAGCTATGAATAAGTATGATTTAATAAAATATCGCTGCTACATACCTGTGCAATATTAATAGAATTCAGATCATTGCTGGAAGAACCATTCACAGCTGTAGACTCATCAGTGTCTATGAGATTCTCTGTAGGGACGTTCTGCAATGGTTTCAGATAAGCAATTTCATTCTGCTTTGAGTCCAtagtcacacacacatcatatgAGAATGGGAAAggtaaacttgtatcactgatctCAGAAGGACATCCCAGGGTGAACTGAGGATATATATTTCTGCTATATGCTCCATAGGTTGTTGGAGTGTTAGATTTCCTGCATTTCAAAACTATGGTAATCAACACAGTTGCAATGAATAAAATTGAAATAAAACCTATGGATACAACCAGATAGAATGTTACATTGGAAGAAGTATGTAACACATTGGGTTGTCGCTTTATCTCTGGAACAATCTCTTGAAAGTTTTCAGCCACAACTAAATGAACTGAAACGGTACATGACAAAGATGGGACTCCATTATCCTTCACCAGAACCACAATCTTTTGTCTTAAGGTGTCTTTGTCTTGAAGATCTCTTCCAATCCTGATCTCACCAGTATATAGACCAATGGTGAATATTGTTGGATCAGGAGCTTGTATTAATTGATAGGAGAGCCAGGCGTTGTGTCCAGAGTCAGCGTCCACTGCAATCACTTTGGTGACTAGATAACCTTTCTCAGCAGAGTGAGGAATAAACTCAAACAATGCCGATCCCTCAGTGTCTGGTGATGGGTAGAGGATCTTAGGGGCATTATCATTCTTATCAATGATACATATCCTCACTGTGACATTACTGCTTAGAGGAGGAGATCCACTGTCTTTAGCCATCACCCGGAACTGAAATTCCCGCAACTGTTCATAGTCAAAGGATCTCTGGGCATAGAGAACTCCAGTCATTGAGTTGATGGAAATATATGATGACACTGGAATCTCTTCTACATTGCTGTTTAGAATGCTGTAAGTAATTTTCCCATTTTCATCACAATCACTGTCTGAGGCATGGACAGTGTACACTGATGTACCTGGTTGATTATTTTCTCCAATATACAGAATGTAGTTAATCTTCTCAAAAACCGGAGCATTGTCATTTACATCTGAGATGTTGAGGTGAAAGGTTTTGTTGGTAGACAGTGGAGGAGATCCGCTATCCATACACTGTATTGTCACATTGTAGGAAGGATTTCTTTCTCGGTCCATGGTACCTGCCGTTACTAGTTTATAATAACTACTAGAGGATGGAATTAGCTGAAAAGCCAAAGTGTCTGAGATATGACAAACAACTTCACTATTCACCCCAGAGTCCGAGTCCCGGACATTCAGTAATGCTATAACAGTTCCTGCTGGAGAATCTTCTGGAATTGTTGATGAGATAGATTTCATTGTCATTTTGGGAGCGttgtcattgacatcaatgacttGAATTGACACCTTGCAATGTGTCACATGGCCTCCACCATCTTTTGCCACTACAGTCATTTCATATGTATCTGACGTTTCATAATCCAAATTTCCTGATACTTTGATCTCCCCATTTAATGAGTCTATAGTAAATGATTGGCGCGCATTGTCAGAAATATGACTAAAAGAATAGGTTATTTGAGCATTAGAGCCTTCATCTTCATCAGTTGCATTTAACTGAATTACAAGAGATCCAATAGCTGCATTTTCCTGTAACCTTATATGATATGTGTCTTGACTAAACATAGGAAAGTTGTCATTAAAATCTTGGACAATAATCTTCACTGTAGCAGTGCTTGATTTCTGTGGGTTACCTCCATCCAAAGCTGTTAATATTAACTCATAGAAGCTTTGTTTCTCTCTGTCCAGTGATTTTTCTAGTATAATTTCTGGATATTTAATTCCATCTGTTGTTATTTTCTCTCCAAGGCCAAAGTTTTCATTGCCACTTAGTGTATAACTTTGTACAGAGTTCGTGCCTAAATCTGGATCTTGGGCATTTCCTAAAGCAAAGCGGGCACCAGGAGAGGTCAGTTCACTGATTTCTACCTCAAAATTATTTTCTGAAAATATTGGTGCATTATCATTCACATCTTTGATTTCAACgctcattatgtaaaaattcaaAGGATTTTCAATGACAGCTTCTAGGTTTATAAAGCAGATTGATTTGATCCCACATAATGTTTCTCTGTCAAGTCTCTCTGATACCAATAAGTCTCCATTTTCAAAATTAAcattaaaatattgttttttttctgatgaaatAAGCTGAAATTTTCTATCTGCCAATTCCTTTACATTTAATCCAAGATCTTTTGCCACATTCCCAATCACAGACCCTCTCTTCATTTCTTCAGGTACTGAATATTGTAGTTGACCATAGGTGTCATTGATAAATAGGAATATTAAGTAAAATACCTGATATATCTGCTCCCACTGCTTTCTTCGGTGACTTGCTGTGTGATTCATTTTCATAAAACTCTTATATAAAAGTTCCTTTGCTATAATCCACAAGAAGGGGAATATATTCCTTTAAAATGGACAATCCTTGGCAAAGATTATTCCCATAGAGCAGAGTCTTTGTGTCCTCTGGATATCTGGCAATGTTTCCCTATATCCTGTTCTGTTAGACTACAGTGAGATCAGTGGATTTTCTTTCTGGGTTGTACAAAAATTCATACACAGTCTTATAGTGCCACTCAGTGTTCTGAACTAAAAACTGCAGCTACTCTCTCTATAGCAAGCAGATTTTAGACTTAAGGTTTCAGTTTGCATtcttttttgtttggttttcttatAACTTTTAAATTCTTTTAATTTTAACCGTTTTAATAATTGAAAATATGACGTTTTAAAATTGTATACAGATTATAATCTTTTTGATTTCTTAAAATAtttcgaattaa
The nucleotide sequence above comes from Eleutherodactylus coqui strain aEleCoq1 chromosome 2, aEleCoq1.hap1, whole genome shotgun sequence. Encoded proteins:
- the LOC136609949 gene encoding protocadherin gamma-B4-like, translating into MNHTASHRRKQWEQIYQVFYLIFLFINDTYGQLQYSVPEEMKRGSVIGNVAKDLGLNVKELADRKFQLISSEKKQYFNVNFENGDLLVSERLDRETLCGIKSICFINLEAVIENPLNFYIMSVEIKDVNDNAPIFSENNFEVEISELTSPGARFALGNAQDPDLGTNSVQSYTLSGNENFGLGEKITTDGIKYPEIILEKSLDREKQSFYELILTALDGGNPQKSSTATVKIIVQDFNDNFPMFSQDTYHIRLQENAAIGSLVIQLNATDEDEGSNAQITYSFSHISDNARQSFTIDSLNGEIKVSGNLDYETSDTYEMTVVAKDGGGHVTHCKVSIQVIDVNDNAPKMTMKSISSTIPEDSPAGTVIALLNVRDSDSGVNSEVVCHISDTLAFQLIPSSSSYYKLVTAGTMDRERNPSYNVTIQCMDSGSPPLSTNKTFHLNISDVNDNAPVFEKINYILYIGENNQPGTSVYTVHASDSDCDENGKITYSILNSNVEEIPVSSYISINSMTGVLYAQRSFDYEQLREFQFRVMAKDSGSPPLSSNVTVRICIIDKNDNAPKILYPSPDTEGSALFEFIPHSAEKGYLVTKVIAVDADSGHNAWLSYQLIQAPDPTIFTIGLYTGEIRIGRDLQDKDTLRQKIVVLVKDNGVPSLSCTVSVHLVVAENFQEIVPEIKRQPNVLHTSSNVTFYLVVSIGFISILFIATVLITIVLKCRKSNTPTTYGAYSRNIYPQFTLGCPSEISDTSLPFPFSYDVCVTMDSKQNEIAYLKPLQNVPTENLIDTDESTAVNGSSSNDLNSINIAQVCSSDILLNHTYS
- the LOC136609948 gene encoding protocadherin gamma-B5-like, which codes for MNHTASHRRKQWEQIYQVFYLIFLFINDTYGQLQYSVPEEMKRGSVIGNVAKDLGLNVKELADRKFQLILKAKKQYFNVNFENGDLLVSERLDRETLCGIKSICFINLEAVIENPLTFYTITIEIQDVNDNAPIFSENNFEVEISEVTLPGTRFALGIARDPDLGTNSVQSYTLSGNGNFGLGEKITTDGIKYPEIVLEKSLDREKQSFYELILTALDGGNPQKSSTATVKIIVQDFNDNLPMFNQDTYHIRLQENAAIGSLVIQLNATDEDEGSNAQIAYSFSHISDNARRLFTIDSANGDIKVLGNLDYETSDIYEMIVVAKDGGGHVAHCKVSIQVIDVNDNFPEITMKSFLSTIPEDSPPGTLMALLNVHDSDSGVNSEVVCHISDTLAFQLIPSSSSYYKLVTAGTMDRERNPSYNVTIQCMDSGSPPLSTNKTFHLNISDVNDNAPVFEKMNYILYIGENNQPGTSIYTVYASDSDCDENGKISYSILNSNVEEIPVSSYISINSMTGVLYAQRSFDYEQLREFQFQVMAKDSGSPPLSSNVTVRICIIDKNDNAPKILYPLPDTEGSALFEFIPHSAEKGYLVTKVIAVDADSGHNAWLSYHLIQVPDPTIFTIGLFTGEIRIGRDLPDKDTLRQKIVVLVKDNGVPSLSCTVSVHLVVAENFQEIVPEIKRQPNVLHTSSNVTFYLVVSIGFISILFIATVLITIVLKCRNSNTPTTYGAYSRNVYPQFTLGCPSEISDTSLPFPFSYDVCVTMDSKQNEIAYLKPVQNVPTENLIDTDESTAVNDSSSNDLNPTNIAQV